GAGATCAACAACGGCGTCTACCGCTGCGGCTTCGCCGGCTCGCAGGAGGCCTACGAGGACGCGTACGCCCGGCTGTGGACCGCGATGGACTGGGTCGAGGAGCGCCTCGCCGACCGCCGCTACCTGATGGGCGACGCGATCACCGAGGCCGACGTCCGCCTGTTCACGACGCTGGTCCGCTTCGACGCGGTCTACCACGGTCACTTCAAGTGCAACCGCAACAAGCTGACCGAGATGCCGAACCTCTGGGGCTACGCGCGCGACCTCTTCCAGACCCCCGGCTTCGCCGACGAGGTCGACTTCGACCAGATCAAGCGGCACTACTACGTCGTGCACACCGACATCAACCCGACGCAGGTCGTCCCTGTCGGCCCGGATCCGGCGGTCTGGCTGACGCCGCACGGGCGGGGTTGAGCGGAGACGTCTCCGCTCAACCACCGTCGTTGACGCTGGACGCACGTTATTGCGTGCGTCGAGCGTAGGTAGCTGCGCTCGAGTCAGCCCGGCGGCGGCGTCCAGGCCGGCCCCTGGGTGAACCGGGCGACCACCGGTCCGTCGCGGGTCCAGCGCAGCCGGGCGAGGTAGAGGACCCGGCGCCCGCGCAGCAGCGGGTCGTCGTGGGAGGAGTACGTCGTCTCGCACGGGCCGTTGACGTCGTCGCAGACCCACCCGTGGACGAACAGCCGCCCCGCCGCGTCGTCGGAGCTGTCGGCGCCGCCCGGTCCGCAGATCCCGGAGCCCTCGTGGTCGAGCAGCACGTGCTCGGCCGCGCGCTCCCAGCCCTTGCGGACCGACGCCGAGGCGCGCCACACCGTGCGGTAGCCGCAGCGGCCGAAGTCGCCGCGGCTCATCAGCAGGTGGTGGGTGCCGCGGGCGTCGACCATCTCCGGGTTCTCCAGGACCCCCGGGTCGCGCAGGATCTCGCGGCTCGGCCCGGCGGCGCGCAGCCCGCTGCGGGTCAGCCGCACCATGCGGATCGACGACGGCGTTCCCTGCGTCCGGTAGAGCAGGAACCGGCGCCCGTCCGGCGCGACGTACGACGAGGGGTCGATGACGCCGCGCCGGGGCAGTCCGCCGGCCCGCTCGAGGTCGTCGCTCGCCGGGACCGGCGCCGCGCCGGAGGGACAGGCGAGCGGCTGGGAGTGCAGCGGCGTGAACGCGGTCGCGAGGTCGGGCGACGTGGCCACGCCGATGCAGCGGTCGTCGGTGCGCGGCAGGCCGCTCACCGGGACCGAGTAGTAGGCCAGCCACGAGCCGTCGTCGGCGCGGACCAGCTCGGGCGCCCAGACGTCGCCGTTGCGCGCCCACGCCGGTCGCGCGTCGAGCAGCGGGGCGCCGGGGACCCACCCGGCCGACGCCCGCACGCTGCTGCTGGTCGCGCCGCGCCACCCGGTGCCGGCGGCGAACCAGCGGGTCCCGTCGTGGACGACCGACGGGTCGGCCAGCGGCTGCTCCCAGAACAGCGGGCGCGGCGGGAGGGTGTCCGGCGCAGCGGCCGCGAGGCCGGCGAGCGGCGCGAGGCCTGCGGCGAGCAGGACGCCGGCGAGGCGGCGTACGCTCCGACGCACCGTCGTGGATCGCACGTCTCGCACCCCCTTCCGTCCCCGGCCCCCGCGCGGACGACGGCAAGGCTACGGCGCCCGACCGACGGGGGACCGGATTGGTGCTGGCAGGCGGCGCCGGATACGTTGTGCCCACCATGTGGTCGGGGTCACACACGCCGATGACCACGCTGTAGAGCCGTCGGCGTCCGGCGATCCCGCGACTGCCGCTAGCTGTAGAAGGAGAGTGCGTTGTCCGACCCTGCCTCCCCCGGAGTGACACCTTCGGCCCCGACCTCGCGGAGGTCTTCGGACCCTCGCAGTCCGACGGCGGCCCCGACCTCGTCCAGCTGCTGACGCCCGAGGGTGAGCGCGTCCACCACCCCGAGTTCGACCACGACTTCTCCGCCGAGGAGCTGCGCGGCCTCTACCGCGACATGGTGCTGACCCGGCGCATCGACGTCGAGGCCACCGCGCTCCAGCGCCACGGCGAGCTCGGCATCTGGGCCCAGCTGCTCGGCCAGGAGGCCGCCCAGATCGGCGCCGGCCGCGCGCTGCGCCCGCAGGACTACGTCTTCCCGACCTACCGCGAGCACGGCGTGGCCTACTGCAAGGGCGTCGACCCGCTGCGGCTGCTCGGCCTGTTCCGCGGCGTCGACCAGGGCGGCTGGGACCCCAACGAGAACAACTTCGGGCTCTACACGATCGTCATCGGCGCGCAGACCCTCCACGCCACCGGCTACGCGATGGGCATGCAGCGCGACGGCGTCGTCGGCACCGGCGACCCCGAGCGCGACGCGGCCGTGATCGCCCACTTCGGCGACGGCGCGTCCTCGCAGGGCGACGTCAACGAGGCCTTCATCTTCGCCGCCTCCTACAACGCCCCGGTCGTGTTCTTCTGCCAGAACAACCAGTGGGCCATCTCCGAGCCGATCGAGCGCCAGACCCGCATCCCGCTCTACCAGCGCGCGCTCGGCTTCGGCTTCCCGGGCATCCGCGTCGACGGCAACGACGTGCTCGCGACGTACGCCGTCACCAAGGCCGCGCTCCAGCGCGCCCGCGAGGGCAACGGACCGTCGTTCGTCGAGGCGTACACCTACCGCATGGGTGCGCACACCACGACCGACGACCCGACCCGCTACCGCCTCAACGACGAGCTCGAGCACTGGAAGCTCAAGGACCCGATCGAGCGGCTCAAGGTCTACCTGCGCCGCAACGGCCTGGTCGACCAGGAGTTCTTCGACGACCTCGACGCCGAGGCCAAGGAGATGGGCCACCACCTCCGCGAGGGCTGCAAGGCGCTGCCCGACCCGAAGCCGCTCGACCAGTTCGGCTACGTCTTCAGCGAGATGACCGACGAGATCGCCGCCCAGCGCGACGAGTTCGCGGCCTACCTCGCGTCCTTCGAGGGGAGCCACTGATCATGAGCAACCAGAAGATCACTCTCGCCAAGGGCCTCAACATGGGCCTGCGCAAGGCCATGGAGGCCGACGACAAGGTCCTGCTGATGGGCGAGGACGTCGGCAAGCTCGGCGGCGTCTTCCGCATCACCGACGGCCTGCAGAAGGACTTCGGCGAGGACCGCGTCATCGACTCGCCGCTCGCGGAGTCCGGCATCGTCGGCACCGCGGTCGGCATGGCGCTGCGCGGCTACCGTCCCGTCATCGAGATCCAGTTCGACGGCTTCGTCTACCCCGCCTACGACCAGATCGTGTGCCAGGTCGCGAAGTACACCTACCGCTCGCAGGGCAAGGTGAAGATGCCGATCGTCATCCGCATCCCCTTCGGCGGTGGCATCGGTGCGGTCGAGCACCACTCGGAGAGCCCCGAGGCGCAGTTCGCGCACACGCCCGGCCTTAAGGTCGTGGCCTGCTCCAACCCGGTCGACGGCTACTGGATGATCCAGCAGGCCATCGCCCACGACGACCCGGTCATCTTCCTCGAGCCCAAGCGGCAGTACCACGCCGACAAGGCCGAGCTCGACGAGTCGGCCACGCCCGAGCCGCTGTTCACCTCGCGTGTCGTGCGCGCCGGCACGGACGCCACCGTGCTGGCCTACGGCCCGACGGTGAAGACCGCGCTCAAGGCCGCCGAGGCCGCCGAGACCGAGGGCCGCAACCTCGAGGTCATCGACCTGCGGACGCTGTCCCCGCTCGACATGGCGCCGGTCCTGGAGTCCGTACGCCGCACCGGCCGCTGCGTGGTCACCCACGAGGCGCACGTCAACCTCGGCATGGGTGCCGAGCTGGCCGCGCGCGTCACCGAGGAGTGCTTCTACTCCCTCGAGGCCCCGGTCCTGCGCGTCGGCGCGTTCGACATGCCCTACCCGCCGTCGCGGATCGAGGAGGAGTACCTCCCCGACCTCGACCGGGTGCTGGACGCCGTCGACCGCACCTTCGCCTACTGACCACCCGCCGCTCGGTGGTTGAGGTGCGAGCGCAGCGAGCCTCGAAACCACTGGCTCCGAAAGGATCCTGATGTCTGAATTCCTCCTCCCCGACGTCGGGGAAGGCCTGACCGAGGCCGAGATCGTGGCCTGGAAGGTCAAGGTCGGCGACACCGTCGAGATCAACGACGTGATCGTCGAGATCGAGACCGCCAAGTCGCTCGTCGAGCTGCCCTCGCCGTTCGAGGGCACCGTCCTCGCGCTGCTGGTGCCCGAGGGCGAGACCGTCCCGGTCGGTACGCCGATCATCGCGATCGGCGCGCCCGGCGAGGAGCCCGCCCCCGCGGCGGCAGCCCCGGCCGCGGAGCAGACCGAGTCCGACCCCTACCTCGGCATGGCCCAGAAGGCCGGCGCCGCCGAGGCGGCCGCCGCCCAGGTCGACCCGGCCGACATCGACCTGTCCAACCCGGCCGCGTCCGGCTCGATGGAGGGCGCGTCCCTCGTCGGACGGATCAAGGCCGAGCGCGGCCCGATGCGCCGGGCCCGTCGCGGCTCCGCGTCGCCGAGCACCGACGCCGGTGCGCAGACCCAGATGCAGGTCCAGGGCGCGTTCGCCCCGGGTGGTGCGCAGTCGGACGAGGTCATGCCCGCCGACGAGTCGCCCGTGCCCGCGACCGACCAGCGCGCGGGCCACGCCGCCCCGGCCGAGGCGCTCGTGCCGCCGGCCGCGCAGGAGCCCGGCGCCGTGCGCGCCCTGGCCAAGCCGCCGGTGCGCAAGCTCGCCAAGGACCTCGGGGTCGACCTCACCACGCTGACCGGCTCGGGTCCGTCGGGCTCGATCACCCGCGACGACGTGCACGGCGCCGCCAACGGCTCGGCGGCGCGTACGCCGGCGCCCTCGGCGGCCCCGGCCGCCGTGGCCCCGATCCCGGGCGAGCGGGAGACCCGCGAGCCGATCAAGGGCGTGCGCAAGATGATGGCGACGGCGATGAGCCAGTCGGCCTTCACCAGCCCGCACGTCACCGAGTGGATCACCGTCGACGTCACCGCCACCATGCAGCTCGTCGAGCGGCTCAAGGCGCGCCGCGACCTCAAGGACGTGCGGATCAGCCCGCTCCTCGTGCTGTCGCGCGCGGTGCTGATGGCGATGAAGCGCACGCCGGAGATCAACTCGTTCTGGGACGAGGCCGCGCAGGAGGTCGTCTACAAGCACTACGTCAACCTCGGCATCGCGGCCGCCACGCCGCGCGGCCTGGTGGTGCCCAACGTCAAGGACGCCGACGCGATGTCGATGGTCGAGCTGGCCGGTGCGCTCGGCGAGCTCACCGCCACCGCCCGCGACGGGAAGACGCAGCCGGCCGAGATGGCCGGCGGCACCTTCACGATCACCAACGTCGGCGTCTTCGGCGTCGACGCCGGCACGCCGATCATCAACCCGGGCGAGTCCGCGATCCTGTGCTTCGGCGCGATCAACAAGCGGCCCTGGGTCGACGAGGCCACCGGCGAGATCGTGGTCCGCGACGTCACGACGCTGGCGCTGTCGTTCGACCACCGCCACATCGACGGCGAGAAGGGCTCGCGCTTCCTCGCCGACGTCGCCGGGATCCTCCAGGACCCCGGCACCGCGCTGCTGTTCTGACCGACCTCCCCCGTTCCTCGCGCCAGATCACGTCGACCTCCCCCGTTCCTCGCACACACCGCGTGGAACGGGGGAGGTCAGTCGTTTCCAGCGCGAGGAAGGGGGGAGGTCAGCGCGCGTGCCAGGCGGCGAGCAGCTCCGCCTCGCGCTCGGGCAGGAGCGCGGTGACGGGATCGTCCAGGCAGTGCGCGGCGGTGTCCGCGACCGGTCGCAGGACCAGCCCCGCCGCCTCGGCCGGACCGGGGTCGTGGCGGAGCATGCCGTCGTACGCCGGTCGCGGCAGCCACAGCGGGAGCGACCCCGGGCCCATCCAGGGCGCGACGTCGTGCTCCTCCAGGAACTCCGCGTCGACCCAGGTGAGTCGCGGGTCGGCCGCGCCGACACCGGTGGCGACGCCCGCGAGCAGGTCGCCGAACGGCGTCGGACGCCCCACGGCGTCGAGGACCCCGGTCGTGCGCTGCTCGGCCAGGACCAGCAGCCAGTCCGCGAGGTCGCGCACGTCGATCACCTGCACGACGTCCTCCGGGCGCCCCGGCGCGAGCACCTCGCCGCCGCGGGCGAGCCGCTGCGGCCAGTACGCGAACCGGCCGGTCGGGTCGCCGGGGCCGACGATGAGCCCCGGGCGGGCCACGACCGACGACGCGGCCGTCGCGGTGACGACCTGCTCGCACGCCACCTTCATCCCGCCGTAGGCCTCGGGGTCGGTCGCGAGGTCGACGTCGTCGGTGATCGGCTCGAGGAGCGGCTCCATGGCGGCAGAGGAGTTGTCGGCGTAGACGCTGACGGTGGAGACGAACACCCAGTGCGCGTCGGCGGTGGCCGCGACCGCAGCCGCCACCTGCGACGGGAGGCGACCGACGTCGACCACGGCGTCCCAGGCGCCGTCGGCGACCTGCGGGGGCGGCGGCTCGGCACGGTCCCAGGGGAGGTGGTGCGCACCCTCGGGGACGGGTCCGGACGCACCGCGGCAGGCGCACGTGACGTCCCACCCCCGGGCGACCGCGCGGGCCGCGACCTCGCGGGACAGGAAACGGGTGCCGCCCAGGACCAGCAGTCTCATGGGCCCACTCCAGCGGGGCCGGGCGCCGGGGGCAAGGGCCGTTCGCTGTCGGCGCACGCCGCGGAGCGGACGGCCTCTTTGTCACCCCGCGGGGTGGGCTGAGAGGATGGGCCGGTCGGACCTCGGGAGCGAGAGGAGTGGGGCGGATGGCCCTCGACGCCACCACGGCCTCGTCCAGCGAGTCGACGACCGCCTCCGTGCTCGCCCGCGCCCAGCAGGTCGCCGACCAGCTGCAGAGCGAGGCGCGCGCCGAGGCCGAACGACTCACCGCCGACCTCGCGCGGCTGCGCGAGGAGGCCCGCAGCCTGATGGCCGAGGCCGAGCGCGACCGCGCCGAGGCCGCCCGCGCGCGCCGGCAGGCCGAGCAGGTGCTGGCCGGCGCCTCGGAGGAGGCGGCGACCATCGTCGTCGACGCCAACGAGCAGGCCGCGCTGCTGATGGGTGCCGCCGAGTCCGCCCGCGACGAGCAGGTCGCTCGGGCCCGTTCGGAGGCCGACGACCTGCGCGCGCGGGCCGAGGCCGACGCCGCGGCGCTGCGCTCGACCGCGCAGGAGCTCCACGACACGGCCGCCACCGCCCGCGGCGAGCTGCTCGACGCCGCTCGCACCGAGGCCGACGCCACGCTGACCGGTGCGCGCGAGACCGCGACCCGGCTCGTCGAGGAGGCCCGCGCCAGCAGCCAGCACCACCTCGACGCCGCCACCGCCGAGACGGAGTCGCTGCGGGCGAGCGCGTCGACCGAGTCGGCCCGGATGCGCGAGGAGGCCTCCCGGCACGCCGAGGACGTACGCCGCAGCGCGGGCGCCGAGGCCGACCGGCTCCGCGCCGAGGCCGAGGAGACGCTGTCGGCCGCGCGCGCCGAGAGCGAGGACCAGCTGCGCCGCGCGGCCGAGCAGACCGAGTGGGCGACCCGCACGGTCGAGTCGGTGCTCGCGGGAGCCGCGTCGGAGGCCGACGCCATCCACGCGGCCGCGCACCGGCAGGCGGCGGAGCACGTGCGCGACGTGCGCCGTCGGCTCGAGGACGTCATCGCCCGGCTCTCGGAGCGGATGGCCGCCGAGGTCGCCGCGTCCCGCGAGCGGGCCAGCGACATCACCCAGGTCGCCGCGCTCGCCGCCGGGGAGATGGAGAGCGAGGCGCGCGCCGTGCGCGAGCGGGCCGACGCCGAGGCCGCGCGCGTCGTCGCCGACGCCACCGACGAGGCCGAGCGGGCCGTCGAGCGCCTCGAGCGCCGCCGGGCCGAGGCCGAGTCGGGCGCCGCCAGCCTGCGGGCACTCGTGGCCGAGGAGGTCACCCGCACGCGGGCCGAGGCCGCCGAGGACCGGCGCCGGGCCCGCGAGGAGGCGCTCGCCGCCGTCGCCGAGGGCCGGGCGGAGTCCGACCGGCTGCGCGAGAGCGCGCGCCAGGCGCTCGAGCGGGCGCGCGCCGAGGTGGCGCAGCTGCAGCAGCGTCGCGACACCATCGCCGCCGAGCTCGGCCAGTGGTCGGGCGTGATCGAGGCCCTGTCCGTGCCCGAGACCGAGCCCGACCTCGAGCCCGGCGCCGCGCGCCCGCCGCTGCCGACCCGCGACCCCCAGTCCGCCACCCCCGACCCCCACCCCCCGCAGGAGACCCCCGATGCCTGACGAGATGTTCACGACCGTGCGGCGCGGCTACGACCCGGCCGAGGTCGAGCGCGCCGTCGAGGGCGCCCGCACCGAGGTCGCCGCGCTGCGCAGCCGCCTGGCCGAGGCCGAGGGCGCCGCCGAGCAGGCGCGTGCCGAGGCCACGGAGGCCCGCACCGGGCTCGACGAGGCCCGCTCCGAGGCGTCCGCCGCCCGCGAGGCGCTCGTGGCGCGCGAGGCGCAGCAGCCCGAGCAGCCGACCTACGCCCACCTCGGCGAGCGCGTCGGCCAGATCCTGTCCCTCGCCGAGGCCGAGGCCGCCGAGGTCCGCGACCGGGTCGTCGGCGAGGTCGAGGCGCTGCGCAAGGACGCCGAGGCCGAGGTGGCGGCGCTGCGCGCGGAGGCCGACAAGTACGCCGAGGAGACCCGCCGCGACGCCGACGCGGAGGCCGCCCGGCTGGTCGCCGACGCCCGGACCGCCGCCGAGTCCGAGCGCGACGCCGCGGAGCGTGACGCGTCCGCCCGTCGGGCCGAGGCGGAGGCGCTGCACGAGGACCAGCGGGCGAAGGCCGCGCAGGCCGCCGCCGACTTCGAGACCACCCTGGCCGAGCGTCGGCAGAAGGCGACCTCGGAGTTCCAGGCCCAGCAGGCCGCCACCCAGGCCGAGCTCGACGCGATGACCGCCCGCAACCGCGACGCCGAGGCCGCGATGGAGCGCAGCCGCGCCGAGGCGGAGGCCCGGATCGCCCGGATGCTGGCCGACGCCGAGGAGCGCTCGACCACCATGGTCGCCGAGGCCCGCGCCACCGCCGACCGGGTCCGCGCCGAGTCCGACCGGGAGCTCGCGGCCGCCGCCCAGCGCCGCGACAGCATCAACGCCCAGCTCTCCAACGTGCGCCAGATGCTCGCCACCCTCACCGGCACCGTCCCGGGAGTGGCGTTCTCCGATCCTGCTCCCGCGGTGGCCCCTGCGGCCGCGCCCGCCGGGGAGCCGGCGGCCGACGAGGCCGCGCCGGCCGAGGACGTACCGACCGAGTCGGCGGACGAGGCCGTCACCGAGGCCGAGGTCGTCGAGGCGCAGGAGGAGGCGGCCGCAGAGGCAGCCGAGCACGCGGGCGAGGAGATCCCCCAGGAGCGGTGAGCCACCCACATTCCGGCGCTACAGGATGTGGCTCACGCACCGCTCACGAGGACGACACGCGGACGCCACCAGGGAGCGGTGAGCCACCCACGCTCCGAAGCTCCGGAACGTGGCTCACGCACCGCCCCCGGGCCAGGGCGGCTCAGGCGTAGCGACGCGCCCGGCGCTCCGCAGTGCCCGGACCAGCGGCGAGCAGCGCGCTGAGCTCGTGCTCGAGGACGGCGGCGACCCGGCGGCAGAACTCCTCGGGCTCGTCGGCGGCGTCGGGCTTCTCGGCCACGATGCGGTCGACGACGCCGCGGCGGTAGAGGTCGAGGGCGCGGACCTGCTGGGCGCGGGCCATCTCGGCGGCGTGGTCGAGGTCGCGGTGCACGATCGCCGACGCCCCCTCGGGCGGCAGCGGGGACAGCCACGCGTGCTGGGCGGCGACCACCCGGTCGGCCGGGAGCAGGGCGAGGGCACCGCCCCCGTTGCCCTCGCCGAGCATCAGGCACAGCGTCGGGGCGTCGAGGGTGACCAGGTCGGCCAGCGACCGGGCGATCTCGCCGGCGAGCCCGCCGTTCTCCGCGTCGGCCGACAGCGCGGCGCCCTGGGTGTCGATCACCGTGACCAGCGGCAGCCCGAGCTCGGAGGCCAGGCGCATGCCGCGCCGGGCCTCGCGCAGCGCCTCCGGCCCCATCGGGTGGTCCGTGGTCTGGCCGCGGCGGTCCTGGCCGAGGAAGACGCACGGCGCCTCGCCGAAGCGGGCGAGCGCGATCAGCAGGCCGGGGTCCGACTCGCCCTGCCCGGTGCCGTTGAGCGGGACGACGTCGCGCGCGCCGTAGCGCAGCAGCCGCCGCACGCCCGGACGGTCGGGGCGCCGGGAGCGGGTCACGCAGTCCCAGGTGTCGACGTCCGGCACCGGCTCCTGCCCGGGGTCGGCGACCGGCGCGACGCCCTCGCGGGCGGCCATCAGGATGCTCAGGGCCCGGTCGAGGATCTCCGCGATCTCCTCGGGCGGCAGGACCGCGTCGATGATGCCGTGCGCGTAGAGGTTCTCCGAGGTCTGCACGCCCTCGGGGAACGCCTTGCCGTAGAGCGCCTCGTAGACCCGCGGACCGAGGAACCCGACCAGCGCCCCGGGCTCCGCGACGGTGACGTGTCCCAGGGAGCCCCAGGAGGCCATCACGCCGCCGGTCGTCGGGTGGCGCAGGTAGACGAGGTAGGGCAGCCCGGCGCTGCGGTGCGCCGCGACCGCCGCGGAGATCCGGACCATCTGGACGAACGCGGGCGTGCCCTCCTGCATCCGGGTGCCGCCACTGACCGGGGCCGCGACGAGCGGCAGCCCTTCGCGGGTGGCGCGCTCGATGCCCGCGACGATCCGGTCCGCCGCGGCCCGACCGATGGAGCCGGCGAGGAAGCCGAACTCGCCCACCAGCACGCCGATCCGCCGCCCGTGGAGCCGGCCCTCGCCGGTCAGCACCGACTCGTCGACGCCCGACCGCTCGGCCGCGGCCGCCAGCTCGGCGGCGTACGCCTCGTCGACGCCGTCGCGCGAGGGTGGCACGTCCCAGGAGGCCCAGGAGCCGGGGTCGAGCACCAGGTCGATGAGGTCGTGCGCGCTGAGGCGGGTCACCACGCGAAGGCTAGCCAAGGGCCGCGGACGACGCAGCCGATCGATCTCAGGCGTCGGGCACACCGCGCGCCGGTGTCGTGGTCCCGGTGATCCAGGCGTCGAAGAAGTCGGTCAGCTCGAGGCCGGTCTCGGACTCCCAGTGCTCGAAGACCTGCTCCCGGCCGACCGAGGTGCCGTCGTGGTCGGCCAGCCAGGACCGGGCGATCCGGAAGAACTCCTCGTCGCCGAGCGCGACCCGCAGCTCGTTCCACATGAGCGCGGGCGAGTAGTAGATGTTGGACCCGCCGAACTGCTCCGGGTCGTAGTCGCCGGGCGGCCCGTAGGTGTCGCGCAGCCCCTGGTCGGCGTTGCGCGCGGCGCCGAGCGTGTTGCGCAGCGGTGCGATGTCGTGGTCGTCCTCGTAGAGCCACTGCATCAGCATCGTCATGCCCTCGTTGAGCCAGACGTCGCGCCAGTCGTCGGGCGACACCTGGTCGCCGTACCACTGGTGGACCAGCTCGTGGGCGACCACCTGCGGCGACAGGACGTAGTCGTTGCTGCCGAGGGTCAGCATGGTCTGGGTCTCCATCGCGCTCTGCGAGTCGGTCACGACCATGCCGAGCGTGTCGAAGGGGTAGGGCCCCAGCCGCGCCTCGATCCAGTCGACGGTCGCGGCCGCGGTCCGGAGCTCGTCGAGGTGCTGCACCATCCCCCGCGGCGTCCAGTAGTCGACGCGCAGGCCGTCCTCGGTGGTGTTGCTGCGGTGGGCGTAGTCGCCGATGGCGAGGGTGACGAGGTACGACGACGCCGGCTCGGTGAGCTGCCACGACGTGGTGGTGGTGCCGTCCTCGGTGCCGAGTGCGGTGAGCCGGCCGTTGGAGATCCCGATCCACGGCGCCGGGACGTGGACGGTCACGTCGTAGAGCGCCTTGTCGGACGGCTGGTCGTTGACCGGGTACCAGGTGAACGCGCCGTAGGGCTCCTGCATCGTCCAGACCGCGCCGGAGTCGGTGACGGTGAACCCGGTGGTCGAGAAGTCGCCGCGCGTCGTCGGCGCCGGGGTCGGGCGAGGCGTGCCGACGTAGTCGAGGGAGAGCTCGTAGCGCCGGTCCGCACGCACCGCCGCCCGGACGACGAGGTCCTTGCCGCGACGGGCGAATCGCACCGGCTCGCCGTCGAGGCGGACGTCGCCGACGGTGAGCCCCTGGCCCAGGTCGAGCTGGAAGGCGCGGGCGCGGCGGGTGGCGCGGAAGGTGACGACGGCGTGGGCGTCGAGGCGGCGGTCGTCGGGGGACCAGGTGAGGTCGAGGTCGTAGAGCAGCGCGTCGACGCGCGGGTCGCCGACGTCGGGGTAGACGCTGTCCTCGCGCGGCGTGGACAGGGCCAGGTCGAGGTCCTGCTCGACCGGGTCGGAGACCGGCGCGGGCGAGGAGCCGAGGGAGCCCTCGTCGTCGGGCCGGGCGGTGCCGCCCGGGCGGAGGTCACCGGGGTCCGGCGCGGTCCCCGAGCAGCCGGACAGCAGCCCCGCGACCACCAGGCCGACCGCCGCTGCGGCCCGCCGGTGGTGGCGGGGCGGTCTCACCGCTCGCCCCGCAGCAGCGGCCGCGCGAGCTTGCGGCCGTGGTGGATCTGCGCCTTCACCGTGCCGAGCGGGGCGTCGACCAGCGCGGCGATCTCGTCGTAGGGCAGGCCGTAGACGTCGCGCAGCAGGAGCGGCTCGACGTACTGCGGGTGGTCGCGCTCGATGCTGTCCATCGCCTCGAGCAGGTCGAGGCGGGTGCCGGCGATCACCGACGTGGTGCGCGGGTCGGGGCGGTCGTGCGCGCCGTCCTCGAAGTCGGTCGGGGTGGCGAGGTTCTTCAGCCGGCGGTAGGTCGTGCGGGCGCTGTTGACCGCGACCACGTGCAGCCACGTCGTGAAGCGTCCGCGACCGCCCCAGCCGCCGATCCGGGTGGCGATGTTGAGCATGGCCTCCTGGCACGCGTCCTCGGCGTCGGAGGAGTACGGCAGCACGCCGCGGCAGATGTTCAGCACCCGCGGACGCACCTCCCCGAGCAGCGTCTCGAGCGCGTCGCGGTCACCCTCCTGGGCGCGCCGCGCCAGGTCGTCGATGTCGTCGGGCGCCAACGCGGCCCCGCGGTCCCCAGGATTGCTCACGTCTGCACGATAATGCCCGGGTGTCCGCTCCCACTCGTCTCGGTCGGTACCCGGTGCGCCGTCGCATCGGGTCGGGAGCCTTCGCGACCGTCTGGCTGGCCCACGACGAGCACCTCGACTCGCCGGTGGCGATCAAGGTGCTGGCCGACAACTGGACCGGCGACCTGCACACCCGCCAGCGCTTCCTCGAGG
This genomic interval from Nocardioides palaemonis contains the following:
- the pdhA gene encoding pyruvate dehydrogenase (acetyl-transferring) E1 component subunit alpha, with the protein product MLTPEGERVHHPEFDHDFSAEELRGLYRDMVLTRRIDVEATALQRHGELGIWAQLLGQEAAQIGAGRALRPQDYVFPTYREHGVAYCKGVDPLRLLGLFRGVDQGGWDPNENNFGLYTIVIGAQTLHATGYAMGMQRDGVVGTGDPERDAAVIAHFGDGASSQGDVNEAFIFAASYNAPVVFFCQNNQWAISEPIERQTRIPLYQRALGFGFPGIRVDGNDVLATYAVTKAALQRAREGNGPSFVEAYTYRMGAHTTTDDPTRYRLNDELEHWKLKDPIERLKVYLRRNGLVDQEFFDDLDAEAKEMGHHLREGCKALPDPKPLDQFGYVFSEMTDEIAAQRDEFAAYLASFEGSH
- a CDS encoding carboxyl transferase domain-containing protein, whose product is MTRLSAHDLIDLVLDPGSWASWDVPPSRDGVDEAYAAELAAAAERSGVDESVLTGEGRLHGRRIGVLVGEFGFLAGSIGRAAADRIVAGIERATREGLPLVAAPVSGGTRMQEGTPAFVQMVRISAAVAAHRSAGLPYLVYLRHPTTGGVMASWGSLGHVTVAEPGALVGFLGPRVYEALYGKAFPEGVQTSENLYAHGIIDAVLPPEEIAEILDRALSILMAAREGVAPVADPGQEPVPDVDTWDCVTRSRRPDRPGVRRLLRYGARDVVPLNGTGQGESDPGLLIALARFGEAPCVFLGQDRRGQTTDHPMGPEALREARRGMRLASELGLPLVTVIDTQGAALSADAENGGLAGEIARSLADLVTLDAPTLCLMLGEGNGGGALALLPADRVVAAQHAWLSPLPPEGASAIVHRDLDHAAEMARAQQVRALDLYRRGVVDRIVAEKPDAADEPEEFCRRVAAVLEHELSALLAAGPGTAERRARRYA
- a CDS encoding dihydrolipoamide acetyltransferase family protein, which gives rise to MSEFLLPDVGEGLTEAEIVAWKVKVGDTVEINDVIVEIETAKSLVELPSPFEGTVLALLVPEGETVPVGTPIIAIGAPGEEPAPAAAAPAAEQTESDPYLGMAQKAGAAEAAAAQVDPADIDLSNPAASGSMEGASLVGRIKAERGPMRRARRGSASPSTDAGAQTQMQVQGAFAPGGAQSDEVMPADESPVPATDQRAGHAAPAEALVPPAAQEPGAVRALAKPPVRKLAKDLGVDLTTLTGSGPSGSITRDDVHGAANGSAARTPAPSAAPAAVAPIPGERETREPIKGVRKMMATAMSQSAFTSPHVTEWITVDVTATMQLVERLKARRDLKDVRISPLLVLSRAVLMAMKRTPEINSFWDEAAQEVVYKHYVNLGIAAATPRGLVVPNVKDADAMSMVELAGALGELTATARDGKTQPAEMAGGTFTITNVGVFGVDAGTPIINPGESAILCFGAINKRPWVDEATGEIVVRDVTTLALSFDHRHIDGEKGSRFLADVAGILQDPGTALLF
- a CDS encoding NAD-dependent epimerase/dehydratase family protein, giving the protein MRLLVLGGTRFLSREVAARAVARGWDVTCACRGASGPVPEGAHHLPWDRAEPPPPQVADGAWDAVVDVGRLPSQVAAAVAATADAHWVFVSTVSVYADNSSAAMEPLLEPITDDVDLATDPEAYGGMKVACEQVVTATAASSVVARPGLIVGPGDPTGRFAYWPQRLARGGEVLAPGRPEDVVQVIDVRDLADWLLVLAEQRTTGVLDAVGRPTPFGDLLAGVATGVGAADPRLTWVDAEFLEEHDVAPWMGPGSLPLWLPRPAYDGMLRHDPGPAEAAGLVLRPVADTAAHCLDDPVTALLPEREAELLAAWHAR
- a CDS encoding family 43 glycosylhydrolase, which gives rise to MRSTTVRRSVRRLAGVLLAAGLAPLAGLAAAAPDTLPPRPLFWEQPLADPSVVHDGTRWFAAGTGWRGATSSSVRASAGWVPGAPLLDARPAWARNGDVWAPELVRADDGSWLAYYSVPVSGLPRTDDRCIGVATSPDLATAFTPLHSQPLACPSGAAPVPASDDLERAGGLPRRGVIDPSSYVAPDGRRFLLYRTQGTPSSIRMVRLTRSGLRAAGPSREILRDPGVLENPEMVDARGTHHLLMSRGDFGRCGYRTVWRASASVRKGWERAAEHVLLDHEGSGICGPGGADSSDDAAGRLFVHGWVCDDVNGPCETTYSSHDDPLLRGRRVLYLARLRWTRDGPVVARFTQGPAWTPPPG
- a CDS encoding alpha-ketoacid dehydrogenase subunit beta, whose protein sequence is MSNQKITLAKGLNMGLRKAMEADDKVLLMGEDVGKLGGVFRITDGLQKDFGEDRVIDSPLAESGIVGTAVGMALRGYRPVIEIQFDGFVYPAYDQIVCQVAKYTYRSQGKVKMPIVIRIPFGGGIGAVEHHSESPEAQFAHTPGLKVVACSNPVDGYWMIQQAIAHDDPVIFLEPKRQYHADKAELDESATPEPLFTSRVVRAGTDATVLAYGPTVKTALKAAEAAETEGRNLEVIDLRTLSPLDMAPVLESVRRTGRCVVTHEAHVNLGMGAELAARVTEECFYSLEAPVLRVGAFDMPYPPSRIEEEYLPDLDRVLDAVDRTFAY